A single genomic interval of Pyrus communis chromosome 7, drPyrComm1.1, whole genome shotgun sequence harbors:
- the LOC137740971 gene encoding rRNA (cytosine-C(5))-methyltransferase NOP2C-like isoform X2 has product MLRRISRKVLAMKRRMRQLTLAKAAIRKEIRRKRNGPGRNQSVGGRVEKSKGFAPKSFDQVLLDAPCSALGLRRQLFAGEETIESMRKHATYQRRMLDQAVQLVCPDAP; this is encoded by the exons ATGCTGAGAAGGATTTCAAGAAAAGTG TTAGCAATGAAAAGGCGAATGAGACAACTTACATTAGCAAAAGCTGCTATCAGGAAGGAAATCCGAAGAAAACGGAATGGCCCAGGAAGAAATCAGAGCGTGGGTGGTAGGGTTGAGAAGTCAAAAGGCTTTGCTCCCAAAAGCTTTGATCAAGTTCTTCTGGATGCACCCTGTTCTGCCCTTGGTTTAAGACGTCAACTATTTGCTGGAGAG GAAACAATTGAATCCATGAGAAAGCATGCGACATACCAAAGAAGAATGCTTGATCAGGCTGTTCAGCTAGTTTGCCCAG
- the LOC137740503 gene encoding rRNA (cytosine-C(5))-methyltransferase NOP2C-like — protein sequence MKKKASNLLRTITTFNPKHRKIMDDLPERYSYNPTLRWNADLESYFSNAYGPHHFSRISDALTRPSCYSCIRVNTLKSTPDAAIEKLRTVLKEKGADISKCEVGGMDYVLFVKGSGPQAIDYSCAADGKPPKEVLVSRKCAEAVLRGAQVYVPGVLGCTAHVEKGDIVAVSVAVQQPGADGGCVVGITRGTVPQGSETDPYHLERGGLYIGKGRATLSRAGIFCVMEGLAVDMSVRVFNLPSLHDVLEEEIFLQNLPSIIVAHALDPQKGERILDLCAAPGGKTTAIALLMKDFKNWRILNRLLKG from the exons ATGAAGAAGAAAGCTAGCAACTTGCTCAGAACCATCACCACCTTCAACCCCAAGCACCGCAAAATCATGGACGATTTACCAGAGCGCTACTCTTACAACCCAACTCTCCGCTGGAACGCCGACCTCGAAAGTTACTTCTCCAACGCCTACGGACCCCACCATTTCTCCCGCATCTCCGATGCACTAAC GCGGCCGTCTTGCTACTCCTGCATACGCGTGAACACGCTGAAGTCGACGCCGGATGCGGCCATTGAGAAGCTGAGGACGGTTCTGAAAGAAAAAGGAGCTGACATTTCCAAGTGTGAAGTGGGAGGGATGGACTATGTTCTGTTTGTGAAGGGTTCGGGCCCGCAGGCCATTGATTATAGCTGTGCTGCAGATGGGAAGCCTCCGAAAGAGGTTCTTGTgagccggaaatgtgccgaggCAGTTCTTCGAGGTGCCCAG GTGTATGTTCCTGGTGTACTGGGTTGCACTGCTCATGTCGAGAAAGGGGATATTGTGGCGGTTTCAGTTGCGGTTCAGCAGCCCGGTGCTGATGGTGGATGTGTCGTTGGGATCACCCGAGGGACTGTGCCGCAAGGTTCAGAGACAG ATCCTTATCATCTTGAACGAGGTGGGCTGTATATCGGCAAAGGAAGAGCAACGCTGTCAAGGGCCGGGATTTTCTGTGTTATGGAAGGGCTTGCTGTGGATATGAGTGTCAGAGTTTTTAATCTTCCTTCTTTACATG ATGTGCTTGAGGAGGAAATATTTCTTCAAAATCTGCCAAGCATTATTGTTGCTCATGCACTAG ATCCTCAAAAAGGTGAACGCATATTAGACTTGTGTGCTGCACCAGGAGGGAAAACAACTGCAATTGCACTTCTTATGAAGGATTTCAAGAATTGGAGAATCTTGAATCGGTTACTTAAAGGTTGA